The Eublepharis macularius isolate TG4126 chromosome 12, MPM_Emac_v1.0, whole genome shotgun sequence genomic sequence CCAAAGGCCAAAGTCTACCTGCACAAATGGCAACTGATTTCTTGGAGGAGGCCAAGAGATACTGGAAGACACACTGCTTTAGAAACTCTCCTGGTCAAAGCAGGAGGTCTTGAGCTAGACAGATCATTTTTCTTGACCCCATATAAAACAGCTTCTATTGTTTTTTAATACCTGTCTATACTTATGGGCCTAATTGTGTGTTAAGTGCCGTCAAATCACAATtgatttatggagacccctgctggggctttcaaggcaagtgagaagtatagatggtttgccattgccttcctctgcagtcttacttggtggtctcccatccaagaattgACCCTGCttcgtttctgagatctgatgagattgggctataccatgccatcttccctcccaTGGGCCTAAATACACCATATTTTCCCTGTATCCTTTCAAGTTCTGTGCAATCAAATATGCTTGGGTGGCAAATTAATTCCCAGGCACATGTGGGCTGATTCAGATCCCAAATGCCATACAGAGGGGCAGGGTGCTTAAGCATTCCCCCCTGCATTGCCTTCCCAATTGTTAATATTACAGGAACCCCACAAGTCCCTAATTCTCTCCCATCCAAGGGAAACAAACCAAGGTAGTGGCAATGGAGCCAGTAGCGACTCCGTGGGGTTGTTTGGGGATGGCAAAAATAGCAGTATGgggacgggggtgggggagggtacAGCCCCTTCACCCTGCTTGGTGCAGTAGCAAACTGAAAAAAGCCAGTGTGCAAACTGAAAAAAgcgaatgcctgaaaggcatcGCACTTGTGATACGAAGTCCTCATGTTGTGTCCTGATAGCGCCCTCTTTTGACTGAAGCTCACATAGCAGATGGCAACCAGCTCTTGCCGCAGCTCAGCAGACTCTGGAACAAAAGGTTTCTTCTCTGGGTTGATTCCATTGTCAAACACAGTAAACTTGGTTCCCAGCACGTTTGATctagaagcaggaaaaaatgttTCAAAATTTGTATTATTTCCTTTGATTTGATTCTCTAAAAAAGCAATCAATCACTCCAAAAAAGatgatggtttaaaaaaaaattggaaaaatgcaaactaaaatCCAGgaacctaaaaagaaaaaaaaagtgcagAACAAAACTTTTTAAGCTGTCATGACTCCCAACTCAAAgaaccctgggaaatgtagttctctGAAAGAGCTAGTGATGGCTAACAAAGAAATCCAAGCAGTCCCATCAGGGGAGACTAAAATTGCATCTCTTTGTCTTGGGCAGTCTCAATTTGGCCCTGAGGCAGTTTCCTAGACCAATGGCAGGATTCAAatgtaaaaaatatatttttaaaaaaagaactgtcTTATGCTGTTGAAGAGAGGGCTGGTCTCCTAAACCTTCAGAAACAAAGTTGTGAACATTTTCAAAGCCTAAGAATCATTTCTTGCACTGTATGAAAATTTGTTTTTCAACAGGTAGAGAGCTACAGAGTACTGTCTAACTCTGAAAACTGCTTCCAGCATATTAATGTTTTATTGGTCCAATAAAACATCACCTCATTTGCTTTttccacgcacacacacacccttgaaccAAGATAGCCCCAGCACCTGAGCTGTAACACTGTCTCTCTACAAGTTacgaagtacctagggacactcaagtgaacatCATTTCACATGTCTTCCCTCCAATTTCCCACACACTCGCtagcacagtcacacttcaatgtGCTCACATTCAATATCGGTTCCTCCTCAACTGcgaaaagtatcccagtttcccccacttcccacatccattcattgaaatgcaaatcttgacagtttctcacaccttaaaagaaatgcaaatgggcaagtcaaaggagcctacagtacttgttctcacagtgaaaacagagctgactTGGCACTgtgccctccagaatcacttgcagagaCAATTGCACAAacggagctcccatgaaagcagcacGCACGAgcaccgagcaagaacagcctgcgcgTGAATTgaagaccacacataaaatcctgctctTTGTCATGTTCATGCATGCtattaccaaagagactccattttaatcctttcagtgttatgagtgctttcttcacaggtgccaagatgttcccaagcagctatcccacagaggaggattgttttggctaccgctgtttcagccttgaagaactttcactttctcagcttcaaagggattgttatgagaactatggggggaggttgggtctgctgggatctgttactctgtacctcatgctttgcctgtcattggtaacaattcacatgtaccatcctgaatattgtattcaggctcgtggactataatgaattctttcttcagtaaacttttgaaaacaacgggcttttgtctgattgcagaaggtagtctggagtaaggacattatctagccacagttctgacactcttgagcgtccccaggtaatttgcaagGCATACTCTCTGGCTTATAGAAGCCCACAGTACAGTACATTTGCTAGTTAAGGTGCCTCATGACTTGTgttgtccccctcccccaccagctgcTTGTCAGAGAGATGCAGCCGCCTCAGGTACATAAGGGTGAAAATTAGACACACCTGACTTTTCCGATGAAACTGTCACCGCCTCGTGACAGGTCGATGGGATCCAGAGAAATTAGGTAATTGGAAGTCTTGCTTTTTTTCCTCTTCCGTCCAGACATGAGGAAACGCtgaagaagaatgcccaactgTCAACAAGAGAGATCCCTGGCAGAATTCCCTTTCTGAGGCTTATCTGCCAATTTTTGCAACTCCCTCTAATCCTAACAGGAATCCCTTCCCAGAGCCATCTTTCCCGTACAGATTAATCACAGAATAATTTGGGGTTCTTTCAGCACAAAACAACAAGCAAGCCAAACAAACCTAGGAGTGGACTGCCAAGCAATGACAAGAGTATGGGAACTGGGACGGATTGCAACACTTGAGTAATTTATTTGCAGTAGATTGAGCCAGTTCAGACATTCTGATGAAGACACTTTCCTGTTCCATGATCTTGTGCCACCATTTTAAATTGGATGAGAAGAATGTCCTCTCAAGAACCCTGCTTTCCTTCTGTATCATGCCCCATAGGTGCGCTGTTATTTTCAGCCCATACTTCTGGTATCTAAGCCAGTCTGGAACCCAGGTGCTGATGGTAATGGAGTGTGTTATGACAAGATGTGAGAAGGGCAGAGGTCAGCTCCCCTTAACCTAACaaattttggtttttaaaaagacctCCCTGCAAACACGTACATTAGACATGAATAGACAGACATGTATGTAAAAATATGTGAATTtccgctgcccccctcccccatcacagcTTACTTGGTTCTCAGTGGTAAAGCACATGTGTTAAATGCAGAAAGTACCAAGTTTCAATCTCTGATACatttagtaaaaaaaaacctcaattaGCAGGTGCTGGAAAAGACATTtctctttctgagaccctggagagccagtgcTAATCAGAGAAGATAATACTGAACTGGATGGATCTATTATCTGATttccactgtgtaatctaccatgagtctcaatgagaaacatggactataaataatgcaagtaaacaaataaacaaatataagGCCACTTTCTATGTTTATTGTATTTCTTTTTCCTGAAGGTTCACCAGAATTCGAGCATAAGCACATTACAAAGACAATAATTGGATGGCAGAGATTAAGAGGGCCACCTCTTAACATGCTCTACTATTTTTAAATATCAGATGACTTGGCCTGAATATCTGAGATAGGGCAGGCTATGAACTCAaataagtaaatggaaagaaTTGATTCCAACTGCAGAAAACAGGTTTtctgtgaattaaaaaaaataccagaATTATTTCTTGTTGGCTGATACCTTCTTTCCATTTTCCATCTCAAGATGCAGATAGTAGAAGGGGAAGATTCCTTTGTCCATCCCTTTCCGGTCCCGCGTGATGCGGCATTGGATTGTGCTCCCCTGAGGAGAAGGTTTTAGAACAAATGCCTCTATGTCGTCCACCTTGAGTGACAGTGGGAAGCTCGATTCCGCACTTGGAGACTGTTGGGGTAAGAATAAAAGATGGGTTGGCCATTATGGAATGAGCTTTGGAACTTCTCTCAAGAGAGCTTGTTCCCTGATGTGATTGATGCGTCCCTTGCTTGGACGTAAGGGCCTAACTGACTGAATGTACAGGTGACTGAAAAATATGAGAAGTGAAGCAAACAGCATGCTTGAAGCACAGGGGGGCGGGAAACTATGCTAGAGTCACAGGCTGTACATACGTCTTTGCAGAAGCAAAGCAGGAAGAAGCAGAGCTTGCTccgcaacaacaacaacacaccccGCCACGAGGACACCTGCATGCAGCCACCAATTCCTGTGTGATATTCGTTCAGCCTCTTACATCAGACAATCCAGTCTCCTCGCGAGTATACATGACACTGCACAGCATGTCCTGATCCTCCTTGAAATCTTCACTCTCAGCGTCATCTTCATCATCCTCACTCACGCTCCTTGTCCCATTGGTGAGAGACCCTGGGAAGAGGCAGGTGGGTGACTAAGGGTGGGCGGACAGTACAAAACAAAACGAAATAACCACTCCCTCTTCTATCCATTGTCTCACACTTCTGGTTCCTCCACAAGATCCTTTGGCAGACCCACCAGTCTGTCAAGCCACAAGTTAAGGCTTCTAGGCCACTTTGTTCtgcttaatttttaattttaaaaaattaatctatcacatgagaaattaaaaaaacataaacGTATATTAACAACAAATCCATTTTGTCCTCCACGCCAGGCTCCAGGACTTAGAGAGGGGTGGTGGCATGGACACAGGACAGTAAAATATGCTCAGCCTGCCCCGCCAAAAATGAAGACCTAGTAGCCTCATCAAACTACAGATTTCACCATGTTTCTTTCTACGCTTATTTTCTGTGTGCCTTGGTGAGAAACCATGACTGCAGGAGGAGCTTCAATTACAAAACAAAGCATTTCAAAACCCAGGGCCAGTTCACACCACAAGTGGTCCCTCAGTATAGGGGAGGGAACACTGGAGGTCATGTCATTTTCGTCCCAGGGGCCCCCTGGTTTGTGTGACctgtcctttcctccctccctccctccctctttctcttgcTGTAATCGGGACAGACTGTCTCTAATGTCTTTGCTGCTTTGCTTCGCTGTTTTTGGtagcattgccagctccaagttgggaaattcctggagattttggggatgaagcctggagagggcagggtttgggaagggacctcaatggggcataatgccacagagcccaccctccaaaaaagcagccattttctccaggggaactgatctctgtggactggagatcCTGCTGtaactccagctaccacctgaggttagcaaccctagttcTCAGCCATATTTCCAGAATGCACTGAACCAAGGGCAGCCAGCCAGTGAGTGGATTggctgatgattttttttaactggaaGACTAATTTACCTCTGTGTACAAGCATCCTTTCACGGGGCTTCTTCATGGGTGAGGGTGGTACCGTCAGTTCCCGGGATGATTCCTCGCTTTCCGAGTTGCTTTGGAGAGAGTAGGTGTTATACAGTTCGCTAGGAACGTCCTCAGAGTCTGGAGACTCTGGGCCTTCTTTCTGGGGGTTGTCCTTGGAATCTAAACGGAATGACACAGAGGATCAGTCACAACATTTCTGGGTGACTTCCACATGGgagcagggctgattccagactaACCgaaaggcgcttcatgccgccatgttccggatcgcgacggggaaaatgcgaaatatcatcgcaacgtcgcgccaaactcgcgcgagaaaacgcgatatttcgcgtttcccccatcgcgatccggaacatggtggcatgaagcgccttccggttagttGTCTGAAATCGGCCCAGGTTTCCCCATTTCCAGGGCTAATACAGCACAGCTGCAGCGGAGCAGAGCTTCCACGTGGCCGGTCGtgttctcccctttccctgaacCAGTTGCCCTCCCAGGGCCACTGGgactttttccaatttttttaaaaattgagagtttcatatcaatatattgttataaaactATGTGTAACAAGTTCTATGCATTCtaagcttttttcttttaaaaaaggaggtcTCCAGCCCCTTCCATTACAGAGATATGCCTCTCCTCTTATATCTCCAGGAAAGCAGGATCTACAGACTATCTTTCTCAAAACTTTGCCACAAAGCAGGCAAAGAAAAGCTGGGTAAACCCTGGGAGttgcacaaatgcaccatgagACTgtgggggaagcaggaaaagatgcTTCCCAACAGCACTGAACCCAGGGCAGATAACTgttgtggaaatggccctggcttCTACATCACTGCTTCATCTGAGTACATCTGTACTACTTTATGAATGTTTACCTAGAGAAAAGGTCATTTTCTCCAGCAATGTAGAAACAGCCTAGTAAGGATCAGATACCAACTGATTTTGGGGGGGCAAAACCTGCAACCTATCAACCTGTGGATTGACCCCGCCCACATGATGCTCTTTGCATGCAACTTGTACGTGAGAAGTACAGAACATACCTTGCTGTCTTTGTGCTTCTCTCCTCACGCTCAttggcacatgcacacataccCCCAGGCTTAACTTGTTCAAGCCAGTCCCATTAAGCTTCTCCACCCACTTCCACCTATTCCTGATGCACAGGCCTTGTCCTAAAGCCTATGTGCCTTACACAAATGCAGAAGAGGTTTTTTTGTGAGCCAACAGAGGCTCTGCACATGTGCGCAGGCTCACACATGCTCAGTGGGTTGGATCTTACCAAGCATATGCGTAGATCTCCCTTCTCCTCTACCCAAGCAGCTCTCTGAGACCTCCAGAAAGGTGATGTGAGAGCCCGTGGACAAAATGCCACAGGGGCTGCACTGAGGAAGGGGAATCAAGGGAAACCACCCCACCGGCCAGCACATTTCCCCCCTGATGCAGGGAGAGCAGGATTTACACACAAGCTACGTCTTAGGGCTCCTGATGATGAAGATGGcctctaaacacacacacacaatcaattTCAATATTTGAATCGTATGCATGCATTTGATAATGCAATGGCGCCGCTTAAGTTGGCATAGTTTAGGGTTTCAGCACGTCTTAATCCAGCCCTGGTGGAATCCAGTCCTTGGTGGAACATGGCAGTTTCACCCAATTCCCCATTTTCACTGCAGTGTACCAACTCATGTGGCATTTTATCTATAAAGCACCTGCGACTCCTAGCATCAGATCTAGTCATAGATCTGAGAAaaagggaggcagcagcagacaTCCACATCTGTGAACGCTTTCTGCTCATGCTGTGTGAGATAGGTTAAGGTggcagtgtgactggcccaaggtcacagtgagcttccacggcagagtgggggttcgaaTCTGGGCCTCCTAGACcccagtctgacattctaaccaccatGTTGGCTCTTGTACAGCCATGCACAGCTCATGCAAACCCCAATGGCTGTTATCCACACCCCGGAATCTCACCCTGCACGTCCATGACGACAGACGGTGGAACTTCCTGAGTTGGGAATAAGGATTCCTTCTCGGATCTGGAGGCCTGGCTATGCCTCTGGGCACTGGATTGCCCTGCAGATGGCAAAGGTGAGCAATTGTCTATGCCATGGCAATGGATGCCTAGCAGCTCTGGATTAAAGTTCAGGGCTGCATAGAATTCTAAATTCTGTCTCTCAAAAAAAATTATGTAACGTGGATAAATTAGACAAACCAACCACTTCTGAATATTTTGCACAATTTTTGCTGTTTCTGCCTGGTCATGAGAAGGATACAGGAACTATGCAAAGCACTGAACTCTCCTTTCGGCCACCGGAAGTCTTGCATCGTCCCCCTCTATGGTTCCTACAATGGCACAAGACTTTGTCCAAACCTTTTAAAACTCATCTTTTCAtaataaggactagaaacttgtttttcccccttcagaAGAAAAGATTGAATGCTGAAGCACAGAATGCACACGGCTTTGCCAATAAGAAATCGTGCAACCTTTCACTTTCACTCGCTCATTGAGCCTGTTCAGCACAATAAGGGCCAAATAACATGGAAATGACGCAGCTGGGTGGAACTACAGATgagtaatttggaggagggcccTCAGCACTTTGGACAGACAGGGTTCCCTAGTTGTTGTTTAAGGGTCAAATGACTCTTCTGGAGTTCCAAACCAAAAGCTCAAGCACCACCAATAGTTATGGGGAATGCAGGTTTAAGTGCGAATCCACACTAAGTTGGCAATTTCCACTGTTTTTCCTTTCCTGCTGCAGATCCCCTTTATGTCATGCCTCAAGATCCCCTTTCCTCCAGGagtagcatttcatggagatcaatgCCCTACAGGGACAGGTAGGAAAGTCCCATTACACATATGaaaaatttagcctggatccaagcCTAGTTCCCCACTCGTGGCCAAATGAGAtgtgagggtttttaaaaacagctaTACAGATCCCACAATTTAGACCGGGACCACTGAATTGAGGATGGATGCCTGTATTCTTCCCATCAAGCAAATCGCTTTTGAGTGTAAGTATCAGGAAaattgttgcggggggggggggggttgggaacAGAAGTTATGGGGGAAACAGACAGGTTTGGGGTCGGATGCACATGAACATGACAATTGCCACCATTTCCCTTTCCTGTTGCAGATCCCCCTTTATGTTTTCCCACATATCCAGCCCTAATCTGAATCAACCTCTCTTGCCCCAGCTGCTTTTAGGCCTTAAAAAGCCACACAGGATAGCCATTCATGGCTTTCTTGCTGTCTACTTTGACTCTTATTTCGGCATAGTGGAGAACTGGTACTTTGCAGGCCCACTTTAGAGGGGAGGCCATTTCTGGAGCACGGTATCCAACTTCAGTCACCTTGCTGCCTAAAGGAGAAGTTTATCCTCCATCCAACACAAAGAAGAGACACTTGGATGCAGTTGCCTGGCAGTAGCCTAGCTGTGGAGAAACACACAGAGATGCTGGTTGTCTAGCATCTGAGCCCATCCCTGGCCTCACCGTCTCTCTTTTTGGCTTGCCAGCCCTTCTTGGGCTCTAATTCTTTCTTGCTGATAGGCTGGGTTTCTTCCAAGATGGCTTCTTCAAGATCCATCTCATCGGAGAAATCTGTTCAGGCACAACAAAAAAGACAGACCAGTCCTGAAGGAGAGGACACACCAGTGGTGGAAATCAAGACCGGTGCTTAATTTCTCTAGAAAGAAGTGCTGTAgctcatacccagggctttttttcagcaggaatgtggtggaacagagttccggaacctcttgaaaatggtcacatggctggtgtccccaccccctgatctccagacagaggggagtttagattgccctccgcagccgagcagcgtggagggcaatctaaactcccctttgtctggagatcagggggcggggacaccagccatgtgaccattttcgccgagggcaacccactgagttccaccacctccaccacctcttttcccagaaaaaagccctgctcataccaCATTTTCCTCTGATCGGAAACCCCTGCTCCTGGTGTGAATTTGAACTGTGATTACTCGTTGATGTGGAGAGTATGTTCTTTCTATGGTCAGAAATGTTCTGCATTAGACTATATTATTAGGACCATACTGCACATTATGTCATTGCCATGAGAACTGGCAGTCAAGTGACAGtggacccccaccccacctcaagaACTTGACTGAGAAATGCTGCAAGAGCCCTATTCTGGTTGGGAACACATCACAGAGGGAGGAGGGGTTCCTGTCCCCCCACACCACTTTCCCAGCCTCAAAGTGTGGGCAGGGAtgttatttgccccactggaggCATATGCTTGCACATACAGCCTCCCAGCAAGGCAAATAATGCCACCCACTCCggtgctgtttcaggtcaggaaatggGCACAAGAGGAGGCAGGAACCCCTCCTCCTTGCAATGTGGAAGGACCATGGTGTTGAATGTCAGGCTAACAAAAACTACAACCGTGTAATAAGAAAATTTACAAACAATGCATAAGGTAAGTAGTCATCATATAATTGCCTAGTAACAATCCTGTCAGTATCCCATAGAAGCATATGTAATCCACTGTTCACACAATCAATACATatgcaatccaaaataaatacaatttattggCAAAATTCACATCAAATATAAATTCATATAACCAATCCAATCCACAGTAACAGATAAACAGCGTGCTTCTGGTTATAAACCACGTTTTGATGAAAACTTCTTCAGGTATGGATTGATCAAAGTTGTAATGGttacctgcagggctttttttcagctggaacgcggaggaacggagttccagcacctcttgaaaatggtcacatggctggtggccccgctccctgatctccagacagaggggagtttcgattgccctccacgccacggcgcggagggcaatctaaactcccctctgtctggcgatcagggggcagggccaccggccatgtgaccatttttgccaagggcgatttaaactttaaaaacctcccccttgttccagctgacccaaagtgatgtcattgtgcggtcctgggagtgtgtgtgcactttgcgcatgcgcatgtggtaccagggtcaccacctcctgccaggagttgcctcctgtgctggcaacccactgagttccaccacctcttttcccagaaaaaaaagccctggttacctgcatttcttcaactcacaGTTAAGTAGACTGTGCTATGAAAGTGTAAAAGGAACAGTGAGTAAACTGTTTCCCTAGTTAAGTTTAACAATTTTCAATGTTTGCAATTAATTGTTACACTTAACTAGGGAAACAGTTTACTCACTGTTCCTTTTACACTTTCATAGCACAGTCTACTTAACTGTGAGCTGAAGAAATGCAGGTAACCATTCTTGCTGGCATCCTGCTACAAGTCGCCGTGGTGATCATCTGACAGCCTTAACATCTACTATGGCCCTCAGTACTAAACGAGCTAAACTCTGCCGTTGTAAGCAAGCTTCGGGGCAAAGACAACAGGGGAAAGGGATGCTCTTCGACTTAAAATTAAGCCCAAGTTTCCATCAGGATGTCTGAAGTTCACTGGATCAACTGGGAATTTAATGAGGTCAAGAAAAGGATTGGGTGCCAGCAAGCCCTTTGAGAGGAATTTGGGGCCCAAGGAAGGAAACATGCTTATGAAGTCCATTCCCACAACGCCCCGCCCCCAGCTACACTTCTCATCAAGCTGCCTGATACAGCACACAACTGTCAGCCAAGAACTTCTGCTCTGGCCCTTGCATCTTCCGAGTCCTCTCCTGTTCTGCAAATTTGGGTTCCTCTATTGTTCCGTATAAGATGCTAGCTTAGAATACGGGTCCTCAGCTCTTTAAAGAAAACTAAGTCTAGAGGATTAAGAGTTGCAGTCTTCAGCTTTTTCAGatttgggtaggg encodes the following:
- the TULP2 gene encoding tubby-related protein 2; amino-acid sequence: MYLNWYRRLRSLPNSPPDVDTSFYSRNSSNEATSFRKQKLEFQRRIIEKKQRRKRQEPLMVQANLDSKVKGRRGGYKPEECVPLMESCSEHSLCNGTNNPFLVESVPEAHADTRPWGSSRQVNRIHNGQGESADFSDEMDLEEAILEETQPISKKELEPKKGWQAKKRDGQSSAQRHSQASRSEKESLFPTQEVPPSVVMDVQDSKDNPQKEGPESPDSEDVPSELYNTYSLQSNSESEESSRELTVPPSPMKKPRERMLVHRGSLTNGTRSVSEDDEDDAESEDFKEDQDMLCSVMYTREETGLSDSPSAESSFPLSLKVDDIEAFVLKPSPQGSTIQCRITRDRKGMDKGIFPFYYLHLEMENGKKRFLMSGRKRKKSKTSNYLISLDPIDLSRGGDSFIGKVRSNVLGTKFTVFDNGINPEKKPFVPESAELRQELVAICYETNVLGFRGPRKMTVIIPGMTSDNERICIRPKNEHETLLARYQNHNMQNLIKLHNKMPAWNEETQSYVLNFHGRVTQASVKNFQIISEDDPQYILLQFGRVAPDVFTMDYRYPLCALQAFAICLSSFDGKLACE